From the Vibrio metoecus genome, one window contains:
- a CDS encoding oxidoreductase, translating to MKTGRTLFFTLLALISTKLFAEEPILTLTHQDQTISATYQDLLARSDLTIVTETPWTQGNTEFKGISAQAILAWVGVKQADLKVIALNKYWAVIPYSDIEKYNPVFAIQKNGKPMAIRDRGPVWSIYPLTNSGELNNEVLHSRMVWQISHIEIISP from the coding sequence ATGAAAACTGGGCGTACTTTATTCTTTACACTACTAGCATTAATCAGCACCAAGCTGTTTGCTGAAGAACCGATTCTAACCCTAACCCATCAGGATCAAACCATTTCTGCCACCTACCAAGATCTTCTGGCACGTAGTGATTTAACGATTGTCACTGAGACACCGTGGACACAAGGCAATACTGAATTTAAGGGCATTTCTGCTCAAGCGATTTTAGCTTGGGTAGGCGTAAAGCAAGCCGATCTCAAAGTTATCGCATTAAATAAATATTGGGCCGTTATCCCTTATTCCGACATCGAGAAATACAATCCTGTGTTTGCTATTCAGAAAAATGGCAAGCCAATGGCCATTCGTGATCGTGGGCCGGTTTGGTCAATTTACCCACTCACCAACAGCGGGGAACTAAACAATGAAGTGCTCCACAGCCGTATGGTCTGGCAAATCAGTCATATAGAAATTATCAGCCCCTAA
- a CDS encoding protein adenylyltransferase SelO, producing MSVWNSVRLSQRFAALPQCFYTSIRPQPLEHVRWGMWNVALAQDFGLPEVPNDELLASLSGQQLPVGFAPLAMKYAGHQFGVYNPELGDGRGLLLAEMATKQGEVFDIHLKGAGLTPYSRMGDGRAVLRSSIREYLCSEAMAGLGIATTRALALMASDTPVYREREERGALLVRLAQSHIRFGHFEHLFYTEQHVELKLLADKVIEWHFPDCAQCAKPYANWFQQIVERTALMIAQWQVYGFNHGVMNTDNMSILGQTFDYGPFAFLDDYDPNFICNHSDYQGRYAFDQQPRIGLWNLSALAHALSPLVEKADLETALASYSDHLNVHFSQLMRAKLGLTSQQEGDGELFADFFALLTNNHTDYTRFLRELSCLDRQDAAAVVDLVVDRQSAQAWIERYLTRAARELGQDGQPISTRERCHAMRQVNPKYILRNYLAQQVIEWAERGNFQEMHHLAQVLATPYDEHPEFEHYAKLPPEWGKKLEISCSS from the coding sequence ATGTCGGTGTGGAATTCTGTACGTCTTAGCCAACGCTTTGCTGCTTTACCTCAATGTTTTTATACATCAATTCGTCCGCAGCCTTTAGAACACGTCCGCTGGGGGATGTGGAATGTGGCTCTCGCGCAGGATTTTGGTTTGCCTGAAGTGCCTAATGATGAATTGTTGGCCTCACTTTCGGGTCAGCAGTTACCGGTCGGTTTTGCACCTTTAGCGATGAAATACGCAGGGCATCAATTTGGTGTCTATAACCCCGAACTCGGTGATGGGCGCGGATTGCTGTTGGCCGAAATGGCGACGAAGCAGGGCGAAGTGTTTGATATTCATCTCAAGGGCGCAGGACTCACGCCTTATTCACGAATGGGAGATGGTCGTGCGGTGTTGCGTTCATCCATTCGCGAATATTTGTGCAGTGAAGCAATGGCTGGTTTAGGGATTGCTACCACACGCGCTTTAGCGTTGATGGCGAGTGATACGCCAGTGTATCGTGAGCGTGAAGAACGAGGGGCGTTGTTGGTACGCCTTGCGCAAAGCCACATCCGGTTCGGTCATTTTGAACATTTATTTTATACCGAACAACACGTTGAACTGAAATTGTTAGCCGATAAAGTGATTGAATGGCATTTCCCTGATTGCGCTCAGTGTGCAAAACCTTATGCCAATTGGTTTCAGCAAATCGTAGAACGCACGGCACTGATGATTGCGCAATGGCAGGTGTATGGCTTTAACCATGGCGTGATGAATACCGACAATATGTCGATCCTAGGGCAAACCTTTGACTACGGTCCGTTTGCTTTTTTGGATGATTACGATCCGAACTTTATCTGTAATCACTCCGACTATCAGGGGCGTTATGCGTTTGATCAGCAGCCACGTATTGGTTTATGGAACCTGTCTGCGCTCGCACATGCACTATCGCCATTAGTCGAAAAAGCAGATTTAGAAACCGCTCTAGCCAGTTATTCCGATCACCTTAACGTTCATTTCAGCCAATTGATGCGAGCAAAGTTAGGGCTAACAAGTCAGCAAGAAGGCGACGGTGAGCTGTTTGCTGATTTCTTCGCGCTACTGACCAATAACCATACCGACTACACGCGCTTTTTGCGTGAACTTTCTTGTCTGGATCGACAAGATGCCGCTGCGGTGGTGGATTTGGTGGTTGATCGTCAATCGGCTCAGGCTTGGATCGAGCGTTATCTTACCCGCGCAGCCCGTGAGCTTGGGCAAGATGGTCAGCCAATCAGTACCCGTGAGCGTTGTCATGCTATGCGTCAAGTGAACCCGAAATACATCTTGCGTAACTACTTAGCCCAGCAAGTGATTGAGTGGGCAGAGCGTGGGAATTTCCAAGAGATGCATCATTTGGCTCAGGTTCTCGCGACCCCTTATGATGAACACCCAGAGTTTGAACATTATGCAAAGCTGCCTCCTGAGTGGGGTAAGAAACTCGAAATTAGCTGCTCATCTTAG